A single genomic interval of Flavobacteriales bacterium harbors:
- the rpmI gene encoding 50S ribosomal protein L35, protein MPKMKTVSSAKKRFSFTATGKIKRKHAFKSHILTKKSTKRKRNLTYFTCVHKADVSRVRFMLCRG, encoded by the coding sequence ATGCCAAAAATGAAAACAGTTTCTAGTGCAAAAAAGAGATTCTCTTTTACAGCGACTGGAAAGATTAAAAGAAAGCATGCCTTTAAAAGTCACATCTTAACTAAGAAGTCGACTAAAAGAAAAAGGAACTTAACTTATTTTACATGTGTGCATAAAGCAGATGTATCTAGAGTAAGGTTTATGCTTTGCAGAGGATAA